DNA sequence from the Selenomonadales bacterium genome:
GCGGCAGGCCGGCGCCGCTAAAGATTATGTCGGCCTGTGCCGCTACAGCCGCCGCTACCATCTCTTCGTAATCGTTTACGGCTACCATAATGTTGACGCCTACGAGCCCGCCTAAGGCTATCTCCTTGGCGCGCTGGATATGCCACATTAGAGCTTCCCGGTTAGCCCTAAGCTTGTCTGTAGCGTAAGTGGGCCAACTAAACCCAATCTCCACGCCGGAGATTACTCCCACACCCCCTGCCTTAGCTACTGCTCCTGCTAGCCGGGAGAGGGATATGCCGACACCCATGCCACCCTGAACGATAGGCACGCGCGCCACGTTGTTGCCGAACCTAAGCTCTGGTATTTTCACTGCGGCACCTCTTTTACTAAAGGGGAAGCAGGAGGGACTGTCCCTGCTGCTTCCCCGTTGTGGCTTTCTAGCCATAAAGTTAGACAGCTCTACGGCGCGGAAGTGTCGTTACTTAGCGGCCGTATTTCGTTAGCACCAAGCTGCAGTTATGGCCGCCAAAGCCAAACGAGTTTTTAAGGGCGGCGCGAATGTGAAGACTCCGCGCACCTTCCGGCACATAGTCTAGGTCGCACTCGGGGTCGGGTGAAGTGCGGTTGATGGTCGGATGAACGATCCTTTCGTGGATGGATAATGCCGTCGCTATCAGCTCAACCGCGCCCGCCGCCCCCAGCAAATGGCCAACCATGGATTTAGTGGAGCTGATAGCTAGTCTCTGTGCATGCTCCCCAAAGACCTCTTTTATGGCCTTAGTTTCGAACTTGTCGTTAAGGTCGGTCGATGTGCCATGTGCGTTCACATAGTCCACCTCGTGCGGGTTGAGCTTGGCATCAGCTAAGGCTTTCTGCATGCACCGCACAGTGCCTCGAACTTCCGGGTCAGGCGAAGTAATGTGATGCGCGTCGTTAGTCGTGGCATAGCCCTTAACCTCGGCGTAGATGCGGGCTCCGCGGGATAAGGCGTGCTCAAGGCTCTCTAGCACCAGTACTCCGGCACCCTCGCCCATCACAAAGCCGTCGCGCTCCTTGTCGAACGGGCGACTGGCTCGTTTCGGGTCATCATTCCTCGTGCTTAGGGCCCGCGCCGCGATAAAGCCGGCAATAGCGAGCGGGGTAATGGCGCACTCGGTGCCACCTGCAAGCATCACTTCGCTGTCGCCGCGCTCAATTACGCGGCACGCGTCGCCTACGGCTTGGGCGCCGCTGGCGCAGGCGGAGACGATGTCGCTCGAGGGGCCCCTGAGGCCAAAGGTAATCGCAATTTGTCCGGCCGCCATATTGCCAATCATCATCGGCACAAAGAACGGGCTGACCTTCGCAGGGCCCTTTTCGCGCAGCACGGCGAACTGGTTCTCGAGCGTCTCCATGCCGCCGATGCCTGCCCCTACGTAGACGCCGATTTGTGCGGCGTTGTCGGGTGTTACGCTTAGCTCGGCGTCCTCTAAGGCCAGGGAGGCCGCGGCGACGCCGTATTGGGCAAAGCGGTCCATACGCTTGGCCTCTTTTTTGTCCATGTATTGGCTCGGGTCAAAGTCCTTGACCTCGGCGGCAATCTTGGTGGCAAAGTCCGCAGTGTCAAAACGCGTAATGACGTCGACGCCTGACGTGCCAGCTAAGAGCGCCTGCCAAAAGGAGCGGTGACCTGTGCCTATGGGGGACACAACGCCAAGGCCGGTAATCACAACCCTTTTCATCTGCATCTCCTCCTAGGCTAGCTTTGCAGATACGTAAGCAACGGCGTCTTCTACGCTCACAATCTTACCCATATCCGCTTCAGGAATGGAAATGCCAAACTCCTCTTCTAAGCCCATAACCAGCTCAACTAAGTCGAGCGAGTCGGCACCGAGGTCTGCCTTAAACGCGGCAGTAAGCACAACATCCTCCTCTTTTACGGACAGCTTGTCAGCAATAAGTGGGCGCATGCGATCAAATAGTTCCATGTCAACACCTCCTTTCAGGGTCATATGTTCATGCCGCCATCAATGGAGAGCACTTGCCCGGTGATGTAGTCTGCCTGAGGTCCGGCCAGGAACCCGACGGCAGCCGCTACGTCCGCGGGAGAGCCCGCACGGCGGAGGGGAATAGCTTCTAAGAGGCCAGCCTTAACTTCGGCCGGCAGGGCGTCAGTCATGGCTGTTTCAATAAAACCGGGCGCAACGGCATTACAGGTTATCCCACGACCGGCCAGCTCTTTGGCCAGGCTCTTAGTCAGACCGACTAAGCCCGCCTTCGAGGCGGCGTAGTTAGCTTGTCCGGCATTGCCACACAGGCCGACTACCGAGGAAATGTTGATGATTTTGCCGCTCCGCTGTCTAAGCATCACTTTGGCGGCCGCCCGGCTTACCAGGAAGGCCCCGGTTAAGTTAACGTCAATCACAGCCTGCCAGTCCGCTAACTTCATGCGCAGCAGCAGCGCATCGCGCGTAATGCCGGCATTGTTGACAACTACGTCAAGGCGGCCATAGCGCTTGAGAATCTCGGCAAGCATGGCCTCGACCCCGGATTCGTTGGCCACGTCAGCCATTACGGCAAGGGCACCACCGCCGTTGCCGGAGAGCTCCTGCACTAAGCTTTCTGCCTGTGCTCGATTGTTGCTGTAATGCACCACAACCACAAACCCAAGGCGAGCGAGCTCGCGGCAGACCGCCAGACCGATGCCTCCCGTTCCGCCGGTAACGAGGGCAACTTTCATGCTAATGCCTCCAGTAGCTTATCAAGTCCCGCCTTATTTTCTATGCTTAACGCCTTGACTTCTTTGTCGATGCGCTTAACAAACGAAGCCAGTGAATTCCCCGGGCCCAGCTCGACGAAAGTACGGTACCCGTCGGCAAGTAAGCGGCGAATGGAATCTTCAAAGTGCACCGGCCTACTGACTTGTGCGACTAACAAGTCTGCTAGCTTTGCATCCGTGTGGTAGTCTGCAGTTACGTTGCTAACTACCGGTAAGCGAAGCGGTGTAAAGTCGGCCTGCGCCAAAAACGCACGCAAAGCTTCCCCGGCGCCCTGGAGGAGGGCGGTATGGAACGGTGCACTTACCGGGAGCTTTACCGTCCGCTTGGCACCGAGTGCGGCGCACTTGCTTAGCGCGGCATCCACGGCAGCCGCCTCGCCTGCTATGACTACTTGCCCCGGGCAATTGTAGTTAGCGATGGCCACTAGGCCAAGTCCTAGTTCCTGCACATTGGCGCAGGTCTGCTCAACTAGTTGTGTCTCTAGTCCCATTACCGCCGCCGCGGCGCCGTAACCTATGGGCACCGCCGCCTGCATGAGCCTGCCGCGCTCGCGTACCAGGCAGACCGCCTTCTCAAAGCGAAGTGCGCCGGCTGCTACCAGAGACGCATATTCGCCTAGCGAAAGCCCGGCTGTCGCTGTCGGTGTAATGCCATGCTTCTCTAATACACGCAGCAGAGCGACGCTTGTAGTTAGAATCGCCGGCTGTGTAATCTCTGTCTGCGCGAGCTGCTCCGCTGGGCCACCCCAAACTACATCGCGCAGAGAAAAACCAAGGGCCCGGTCCGCCTCGGCAAAGACCTCCGCCGCTTCACCAAACTGCCCGGCAATCTCCTTGCCCATGCCGACATATTGGCTACCTTGACCGGGAAACAAAAACACTAGTTTTTCCATATGCCCCTCCCAAGTAACCTCTCCGTTTGTTCGACTAGAGACAACATCAGTTCTTGTGTCGAGAGAATGCTCTTAACCAGCCCTGCCGACTGCCCGGCCATTAACGAGCCCTTGTGGACGTCTCCCTGCTCGAATGCCAGTCGCAACCTGCCCGCGCCCAGCTTATGTAGCTCCTCTTCATCGGCGCCTTGGCGCTCTAGGACTGCGATTTCGCGCGTCAGTTGATTCTTTAGCGCGCGCACGGGGTGGCCAATTGAGGCACCGCAGATTATGGCATCGCGGTCGCCTGCCGCGACGATAGCCTCTTTGTAGTTCGCATGGGCTTCGCATTCGGTGGTGCAGATAAAGCGCGTGCCCAACTGCACGCCTTCTGCGCCTAGCATGAGCGCAGCGGCGATGCCGCGTCCGTCGGCGATGCCTCCGGCGGCGATTACTGGTACAGTTACAGCGTCGACTATCTGGGGGACCAAGGCCATGGTAGAGATCTCGCCGATATGCCCCCCGGCCTCGTTGCCTTCGGCGACAATCGCGTCCGCCCCCATGCGCTCCAGCCGCCTAGCCAAGGCAACGGAGGCCACCACGGGAATAACCTTGCATTCCGCAGTCTTAAAAGCCTCCATGTAGGGACCTGGGCTTCCGGCACCGGTGGTAACTACAGGCACGCGCTCTTCGACGACAACCTGTACTACGTCTTTGACCGCCGGCGACAACAACATTACGTTTACGCCGAAAGGCATGTCTGTTAGCCTACGAATTTTCCTGATTTCCTGCCGCACCCATTCGCCCGGTGCGTGGCCGGCTCCCACAATGCCAAGGCCGCCCGCATCGGAGACGGCTGCGGCAAGAGCTGCTGTTGCCACCCACGCCATGCCGCCTTGCATAATCGGGTACTTAGTACCGAGCAGCGTTCTTACTCTGTCCATACCCTTAGCGCACCTGCCATTCCAATAAGCAGGAGCCCCACGTGAGCCCGCCGCCAAATCCCACCAGCATAACCTTGTCGCCCGTTCTAAGCCTCACTGCGCCAAACTCTTCGTGCAAAGCAACAGGAATCGACGCAGACGACATATTGCCATATCTGTCAAGATTTACAGCGATTTTCTCCGGCGATAGCTTTAGTCGCTTAGCGAAGCCCTCGATAATGCGTAAATTCGCCTGATGAGGTATGTAGTAGTCGACCGCCTCAAAGCCGAGCCCCAGTTTGGCAAGCAGCTGTCCGCACGCCTCCTCTACTATCCGCACGGCGAACTTGTACACCTCTTGACCGTTCATGTGCACGTAGTGGCGGCGGCCGTTTACAGTCTCCAGCGAAGCAGGCAAGCGCGAACCCCCGGCGGGTAGTGTCAGCACATCGCCCGCCGTGCCATCAGCCCCGAGGTGTACCCCTAGTATGCGAGGCCCATTTCCATCCGCGCTTACGACGGCCGCACCCGCGCCGTCGCCAAACAAGACGCAGGTATTGCGGTCTTGCCAGTTTACAATGCGGGACAGCGTCTCCGCGCCAACTATTAAGACATGCCGCCAACTGCCAGACTCTATAGCCTGCTTGGCAAGCTGTAGCCCATACACAAATCCCGTACAAGCCGCGCCTAGGTCAAAAGCAATTGCGTTATGTGCACCTAACTGGCCCTGAATAATACACGCCGTAGAGGGGAACAACATATCTGGAGTGACTGTGCAAACAATAATCGCGTCAAGGTCTGCGGGTTGTAGGCCTGCGGCTTCAATCGCTTGCTTGGCTGCCGGGTAAGACAAGTCCGAGGTAGCCTGCTCCGGCAGAGCGATGCGGCGCTCCCTGATGCCGGTCCTGCTCTCTATCCACTCTGCCGTGGTGTCTATGACACTTTCTAGCTCCTTGTTCGTCAAGACACGTGTCGGCACATACGCGCCGGTGCCTGAGATCACTGCTGTAGGCACGATACACCTCCCATTTCGTTTCACATGTTGAAATATCCCTGTGCACACAATGTGCACAGGGATATTATACTTACTCGGCGAGCGTTTGTCAACGAAGCAAAAAGCTCCGTCCCTTTTGCTTCACTTGGTGACAAAGCGCTGGTAACGGCTGCGAGGTCTTTCGGGCATCGTGAGGCGAATTTTCCCGGCATCAATTAGGGGCTGCACTAACTTGGACATCGTGTAGTATTGCGAGAATCCGGTAAAGCGGGTCAGCTCATCCCTCGACCTCGGAATGCTGCAAAACGTCAGTAACGCTGCCACCTGGTCGTGGCTTGCTTCTCTAATCGCCGCATGTAAGTTGTTTCTGAATGTGACGACGAACTCACCCC
Encoded proteins:
- the fabF gene encoding beta-ketoacyl-ACP synthase II, coding for MKRVVITGLGVVSPIGTGHRSFWQALLAGTSGVDVITRFDTADFATKIAAEVKDFDPSQYMDKKEAKRMDRFAQYGVAAASLALEDAELSVTPDNAAQIGVYVGAGIGGMETLENQFAVLREKGPAKVSPFFVPMMIGNMAAGQIAITFGLRGPSSDIVSACASGAQAVGDACRVIERGDSEVMLAGGTECAITPLAIAGFIAARALSTRNDDPKRASRPFDKERDGFVMGEGAGVLVLESLEHALSRGARIYAEVKGYATTNDAHHITSPDPEVRGTVRCMQKALADAKLNPHEVDYVNAHGTSTDLNDKFETKAIKEVFGEHAQRLAISSTKSMVGHLLGAAGAVELIATALSIHERIVHPTINRTSPDPECDLDYVPEGARSLHIRAALKNSFGFGGHNCSLVLTKYGR
- the acpP gene encoding acyl carrier protein: MELFDRMRPLIADKLSVKEEDVVLTAAFKADLGADSLDLVELVMGLEEEFGISIPEADMGKIVSVEDAVAYVSAKLA
- the fabG gene encoding 3-oxoacyl-[acyl-carrier-protein] reductase; the protein is MKVALVTGGTGGIGLAVCRELARLGFVVVVHYSNNRAQAESLVQELSGNGGGALAVMADVANESGVEAMLAEILKRYGRLDVVVNNAGITRDALLLRMKLADWQAVIDVNLTGAFLVSRAAAKVMLRQRSGKIINISSVVGLCGNAGQANYAASKAGLVGLTKSLAKELAGRGITCNAVAPGFIETAMTDALPAEVKAGLLEAIPLRRAGSPADVAAAVGFLAGPQADYITGQVLSIDGGMNI
- the fabD gene encoding ACP S-malonyltransferase, whose amino-acid sequence is MEKLVFLFPGQGSQYVGMGKEIAGQFGEAAEVFAEADRALGFSLRDVVWGGPAEQLAQTEITQPAILTTSVALLRVLEKHGITPTATAGLSLGEYASLVAAGALRFEKAVCLVRERGRLMQAAVPIGYGAAAAVMGLETQLVEQTCANVQELGLGLVAIANYNCPGQVVIAGEAAAVDAALSKCAALGAKRTVKLPVSAPFHTALLQGAGEALRAFLAQADFTPLRLPVVSNVTADYHTDAKLADLLVAQVSRPVHFEDSIRRLLADGYRTFVELGPGNSLASFVKRIDKEVKALSIENKAGLDKLLEALA
- the fabK gene encoding enoyl-[acyl-carrier-protein] reductase FabK: MDRVRTLLGTKYPIMQGGMAWVATAALAAAVSDAGGLGIVGAGHAPGEWVRQEIRKIRRLTDMPFGVNVMLLSPAVKDVVQVVVEERVPVVTTGAGSPGPYMEAFKTAECKVIPVVASVALARRLERMGADAIVAEGNEAGGHIGEISTMALVPQIVDAVTVPVIAAGGIADGRGIAAALMLGAEGVQLGTRFICTTECEAHANYKEAIVAAGDRDAIICGASIGHPVRALKNQLTREIAVLERQGADEEELHKLGAGRLRLAFEQGDVHKGSLMAGQSAGLVKSILSTQELMLSLVEQTERLLGRGIWKN
- a CDS encoding ketoacyl-ACP synthase III, whose translation is MPTAVISGTGAYVPTRVLTNKELESVIDTTAEWIESRTGIRERRIALPEQATSDLSYPAAKQAIEAAGLQPADLDAIIVCTVTPDMLFPSTACIIQGQLGAHNAIAFDLGAACTGFVYGLQLAKQAIESGSWRHVLIVGAETLSRIVNWQDRNTCVLFGDGAGAAVVSADGNGPRILGVHLGADGTAGDVLTLPAGGSRLPASLETVNGRRHYVHMNGQEVYKFAVRIVEEACGQLLAKLGLGFEAVDYYIPHQANLRIIEGFAKRLKLSPEKIAVNLDRYGNMSSASIPVALHEEFGAVRLRTGDKVMLVGFGGGLTWGSCLLEWQVR